From one Solanum stenotomum isolate F172 chromosome 12, ASM1918654v1, whole genome shotgun sequence genomic stretch:
- the LOC125849333 gene encoding eukaryotic translation initiation factor 6-2, with the protein MATRLQFENSCEIGVFSKLTNAYCLVAIGGSENFYSTFESELSGIIPVIKTSIGGTRIIGRLCAGNKNGLLLPHTTTDQELQHLRNSLPDGVVVQRIDERLSALGNCIVCNDHVALTHTDLDKETEEMIADVLGVEVFRQTIAGNILVGSYCAISNTGGLVHPHTSIEDLDELSTLLQVPLVAGTVNRGSEVIGAGLTVNDWTAFTGSDTTATELSVIESVFKLREAQPTAIVDEMRKSLIDSYV; encoded by the exons ATGGCAACTA GGCTTCAATTTGAAAATTCATGTGAAATTGGAGTGTTCTCAAAGCTGACCAATGCATATTGCTTGGTAGCTATTGGGGGTTCTGAAAACTTCTACAG CACATTTGAGTCCGAGCTATCAGGCATTATCCCAGTGATCAAAACCTCTATTGGAGGAACGAGGATAATTGGAAGACTCTGCGCTG GAAACAAAAATGGCCTTCTCTTGCCTCACACTACTACAGATCAAG AACTTCAGCATTTGAGGAACAGTCTGCCAGATGGAGTTGTGGTCCAGCGCATTGATGAGCGATTATCTGCCCTGGGCAACTGCATAGTTTGCAATGATCATGTTGCTCTGACACATACGGATCTTGACAAG GAAACCGAAGAGATGATTGCTGATGTTCTTGGTGTGGAAGTTTTCAGGCAAACAATAGCAGGGAATATTCTTGTTGGCAGCTATTGTGCTATCTCAAACACAGGAGGTTTG GTACATCCTCATACATCCATTGAAGACTTGGATGAGCTTTCAACTCTTCTTCAGGTTCCTCTGGTTGCAGGAACTGTGAACCGCGGTAGTGAAGTGATTGGTGCTGGATTGACTGTCAATGACTGGACAGCATTTACTGGCTCGGACACTACTGCAACAGAGCTATCTGTTATTGAAAGTGTTTTCAAGCTGAGAGAGGCTCAACCTACTGCTATTGTTGATGAGATGAGGAAATCATTGATCGACAGTTATGTCtaa